One region of Synechococcus sp. UW69 genomic DNA includes:
- a CDS encoding DUF2839 domain-containing protein, with protein sequence MGEARRRAAQGMPPRQPKANTKAPDTSPRVVSWLPLTRNQTQQFMAVTTRGAWIGIGAMVVLWITVRFIGPAAGWWTLSDTP encoded by the coding sequence ATGGGAGAAGCACGCCGCCGAGCTGCACAGGGCATGCCCCCTCGTCAGCCCAAGGCCAACACAAAAGCACCGGATACATCGCCGCGAGTGGTGTCCTGGCTTCCTCTGACGCGCAATCAGACACAACAGTTCATGGCGGTGACCACACGCGGCGCCTGGATCGGCATCGGAGCCATGGTGGTCCTATGGATCACGGTGCGATTCATCGGACCCGCCGCAGGCTGGTGGACGCTCTCGGATACCCCCTGA
- a CDS encoding AAA family ATPase — translation MGTQRVTDDLDRLLELLPDAVQEQLREEEARQQLLEVVLDLGRLPEARYPGRALALGSTPLSREDLAAVVARIGQFGGDNRAGIERTLHRISAIRNRQGEVVGLTCRVGRAVFGTVAMVRDLLDGGQSLLLMGRPGVGKTTALREIARVLADELERRVVVIDTSNEIAGDGDIPHPAIGRARRMQVARPELQHQTMIEAVENHMPEVIVIDEIGTELEAQAARTIAERGVVLVATAHGNALANLIKNPTLSDLVGGIQAVTLGDEEARRRRSQKTVLERAADPTFPVAVEMHSRHRWAVHTDVAATVDQLLRGLQPRVQERELTAEGGVQLVDPPQSSGLLSPPSPRPAAGRPVSVPVSVPQTSAAEASPPAPPENTDVLQVLCCGITPRLVDETIRSHGWTARVVDDLSEADVVLSIRLGLSRQPSLRRQARDLGIPILVIKSDTLPQVTRAMARLLSRRASETAADAIAPDRASKDDEFAALEECRLAVEQVVMPQGRPVELLPRTERVLRMQADLVSRYQLRSDVFGQAEQSRLRVFPP, via the coding sequence ATGGGCACGCAACGGGTCACCGACGATCTGGATCGCCTTCTCGAACTTCTGCCGGATGCCGTGCAGGAGCAGTTGCGGGAGGAGGAGGCTCGACAGCAGTTGCTTGAGGTGGTGCTCGATCTCGGTCGACTCCCGGAAGCGCGTTATCCAGGTCGTGCCTTGGCACTGGGCTCCACGCCCTTGTCTCGGGAGGACCTTGCGGCGGTGGTGGCCAGGATTGGTCAGTTCGGAGGCGATAACCGAGCAGGGATTGAAAGGACCCTTCACCGGATCAGCGCGATCCGCAACCGCCAGGGTGAGGTGGTTGGTCTGACCTGCAGGGTGGGGCGTGCCGTGTTCGGCACCGTTGCCATGGTGCGGGATCTTTTGGATGGAGGGCAGTCCCTGCTGTTGATGGGGCGCCCGGGTGTCGGCAAGACAACGGCATTGCGGGAGATCGCCCGGGTGCTCGCTGATGAGTTGGAGCGGCGCGTTGTGGTGATTGACACGAGCAATGAGATCGCGGGTGATGGCGACATCCCGCATCCCGCTATTGGCAGGGCCCGCCGCATGCAGGTGGCCAGGCCTGAACTGCAGCACCAAACCATGATCGAGGCGGTGGAAAACCACATGCCTGAAGTCATCGTGATCGATGAGATCGGCACCGAGCTGGAGGCGCAGGCGGCGCGCACCATTGCTGAGCGTGGCGTGGTGCTGGTCGCCACCGCTCATGGCAATGCCCTGGCGAACCTGATCAAGAACCCCACCCTTAGTGATCTGGTGGGTGGAATTCAGGCGGTCACCCTTGGGGATGAGGAGGCCCGGCGGCGGCGCAGTCAGAAGACGGTGCTCGAGCGCGCGGCTGACCCAACTTTTCCGGTTGCGGTTGAAATGCACAGTCGCCACCGCTGGGCCGTGCATACCGACGTTGCTGCCACGGTGGACCAGTTGCTCAGGGGCCTGCAGCCCAGAGTTCAGGAGCGCGAGCTGACTGCTGAGGGTGGTGTTCAGCTTGTCGATCCCCCGCAGTCGTCGGGTTTGCTAAGCCCTCCTTCTCCTCGACCGGCAGCTGGACGGCCTGTCTCTGTTCCTGTGTCTGTGCCTCAGACCAGTGCAGCAGAAGCATCTCCTCCTGCCCCTCCTGAGAACACCGACGTTTTGCAGGTTCTCTGTTGTGGGATCACCCCCCGGCTTGTGGACGAAACCATTCGTTCTCACGGCTGGACTGCGCGGGTGGTGGACGATTTAAGTGAGGCGGATGTTGTGTTGAGCATTCGGCTGGGACTCAGCCGTCAACCGTCTCTGAGGCGTCAGGCTAGGGATCTTGGGATTCCAATCCTGGTGATCAAGTCCGACACCCTGCCCCAGGTGACCCGTGCTATGGCTCGCCTCTTGAGTCGTCGGGCAAGTGAAACGGCTGCGGATGCCATCGCTCCCGATCGGGCGTCAAAGGACGATGAATTTGCTGCTCTTGAGGAATGCCGGCTTGCAGTGGAACAAGTGGTGATGCCGCAAGGCAGGCCCGTGGAGTTGTTGCCGCGAACTGAACGCGTGCTTCGCATGCAGGCGGATCTTGTCAGTCGTTACCAACTGCGTAGTGATGTTTTCGGTCAAGCCGAACAGTCGCGTTTGCGGGTCTTCCCTCCCTGA
- a CDS encoding DUF1815 family protein — protein sequence MFPRLAEHYRSVVEDLVMSLQALAGSLETAGVTATCYSCGDGRDGHGASFVADIGDGHIVRFLVSDFGISWVESRNGRELVKLEGAEAIQELHRMVELAQQGQVCGKQSLTQAG from the coding sequence ATGTTTCCGCGTTTAGCCGAGCACTACAGGTCTGTCGTCGAAGACTTGGTGATGAGCCTGCAGGCCCTCGCCGGCAGCCTCGAAACTGCCGGCGTCACAGCCACCTGTTACTCCTGCGGCGACGGCCGCGATGGCCATGGCGCGTCTTTTGTGGCTGACATCGGCGATGGCCACATTGTGCGCTTTCTTGTCTCCGATTTCGGCATCAGCTGGGTGGAATCCCGCAATGGCCGAGAACTCGTGAAATTGGAGGGAGCTGAAGCCATCCAGGAACTACACCGAATGGTTGAACTGGCTCAGCAGGGCCAGGTCTGCGGCAAGCAGTCACTGACCCAAGCCGGCTGA
- a CDS encoding LdpA C-terminal domain-containing domain, translating into MGTDDHTFERLTPEEALDQGRWVKLICGASNQDLPAIADLTAVFAAVGVHCIDVAADPAVALAARRGLDWAEAQTGHRPWLMVSLSDGMDAHFRKAWFDADRCPADCPRPCERICPAAAIPPGSGIDQQRCYGCGRCLPACPHGLIEERDHRLTPEQVITLLKSIQPDAVEIHTGSGHEEGSTMLIQSLQHHNVPLQRLAVSCGLEGHGVNADQLARLLWHRHSCLRQAGYRPLWQLDGRPMSGDVGAGTARAAVQLWRAMRLLAPPGPLQLAGGTNAATVDLLHSTERPAGIAFGGVARRLLMPVLNEAQTRGSALWQWPEGWERALSLARPLVTPWLRRSC; encoded by the coding sequence TCAGGATTTGCCTGCCATTGCCGATCTGACCGCTGTTTTTGCGGCTGTCGGTGTTCATTGCATTGATGTGGCTGCCGATCCAGCGGTCGCGCTTGCAGCCCGTCGTGGCCTCGACTGGGCTGAAGCCCAAACGGGCCATCGTCCCTGGCTCATGGTCAGCCTCAGCGATGGCATGGATGCTCACTTCCGCAAGGCTTGGTTCGACGCCGACCGCTGTCCCGCGGACTGTCCGCGTCCTTGCGAAAGGATTTGCCCCGCTGCAGCAATTCCGCCCGGTTCTGGGATCGACCAGCAGCGTTGCTATGGCTGTGGTCGCTGCTTGCCGGCCTGCCCCCATGGGCTAATCGAGGAACGCGACCATCGACTGACTCCAGAGCAGGTGATCACGCTGCTGAAATCCATTCAGCCCGATGCGGTGGAGATTCACACGGGGTCTGGGCATGAGGAGGGCTCCACGATGCTGATCCAAAGCCTTCAGCACCACAACGTTCCCTTGCAGCGCTTGGCCGTGAGCTGCGGGTTGGAGGGGCATGGCGTGAATGCTGATCAGTTGGCTCGGTTGCTGTGGCATCGCCATTCCTGTTTGCGGCAAGCCGGTTACAGGCCCCTCTGGCAATTGGATGGGCGGCCGATGAGTGGTGATGTGGGGGCTGGAACAGCGCGGGCTGCGGTTCAGCTCTGGCGTGCCATGCGTCTTCTGGCACCACCTGGTCCGCTGCAGCTTGCCGGTGGAACCAATGCCGCAACGGTGGATCTCTTGCATTCGACGGAACGGCCGGCTGGCATTGCCTTTGGTGGTGTGGCGCGTCGCTTGCTGATGCCCGTGCTCAATGAGGCGCAAACCCGTGGATCTGCCCTGTGGCAATGGCCCGAGGGTTGGGAGCGTGCCCTCTCCCTTGCGCGTCCATTGGTTACTCCATGGCTGCGCCGCTCTTGCTAG
- the recA gene encoding recombinase RecA translates to MPADMKSSASDPRSSGEKDKALNLVLGQIERNFGKGSIMRLGDASRMRVETISTGALTLDLALGGGYPKGRVVEIYGPESSGKTTLTLHAIAEVQKRGGVAAFVDAEHALDPVYAASLGVDVENLLVSQPDTGEMALEIVDQLVRSAAVDLVVIDSVAALTPRAEIEGEMGDLAVGSQARLMSQAMRKITGNIGKSGCTVIFLNQLRLKIGVTYGNPETTTGGNALKFYASVRLDIRRIQTLKKGTEEFGIRAKVKVAKNKVAPPFRIAEFDILFGRGISTLGCLLDLAEETGVVVRKGAWYSYEGDNIGQGRDNTITWMEENPESTATIETLVRQKLTEGSEVKSNSMRPLAAAAKATVDKSTPGKAPEAAA, encoded by the coding sequence ATGCCTGCAGATATGAAATCCAGTGCTTCCGACCCCCGCTCCTCCGGCGAGAAAGACAAGGCGCTAAATCTGGTCCTTGGTCAGATCGAGCGCAACTTCGGTAAAGGGTCGATCATGCGGCTCGGCGATGCCTCCCGCATGAGGGTGGAGACGATCTCCACCGGTGCTCTGACCCTTGATCTTGCCCTGGGTGGTGGTTACCCGAAGGGCCGGGTGGTGGAGATTTATGGCCCAGAAAGTTCCGGTAAAACCACTCTCACCCTGCATGCGATTGCTGAAGTGCAGAAGCGTGGTGGTGTGGCGGCCTTCGTGGATGCGGAGCATGCTCTGGACCCCGTTTATGCCGCTTCGTTGGGTGTGGATGTTGAGAACCTTCTGGTCTCTCAGCCCGATACCGGTGAGATGGCTCTGGAGATCGTCGATCAACTGGTGCGATCGGCGGCGGTTGATCTTGTCGTGATCGACTCGGTGGCCGCTCTCACGCCCCGCGCCGAGATCGAGGGAGAAATGGGAGACCTGGCGGTTGGCAGTCAGGCGCGTCTGATGAGTCAGGCCATGCGCAAGATCACCGGCAACATCGGCAAGTCGGGTTGCACCGTCATCTTCCTCAACCAGCTGCGTCTCAAGATTGGTGTGACCTACGGCAATCCAGAGACGACCACTGGAGGTAATGCGCTCAAGTTCTATGCCTCGGTTCGCCTCGACATCCGTCGGATTCAGACGCTCAAGAAGGGGACGGAGGAATTCGGGATCAGGGCCAAAGTGAAAGTGGCGAAAAACAAGGTGGCGCCACCCTTCCGCATTGCTGAATTCGACATTCTTTTTGGCCGCGGCATCAGCACCCTGGGCTGTCTGCTCGATCTCGCCGAAGAGACAGGCGTGGTTGTGCGCAAGGGCGCTTGGTACAGCTACGAGGGAGACAACATCGGGCAGGGTCGCGACAACACCATCACCTGGATGGAGGAGAACCCGGAATCGACGGCCACGATTGAGACGCTCGTGCGTCAAAAGCTGACGGAAGGTTCGGAAGTGAAGTCGAATTCCATGCGGCCCCTAGCGGCTGCTGCGAAGGCGACTGTCGATAAGTCGACTCCGGGTAAGGCCCCGGAAGCGGCTGCTTGA
- a CDS encoding HAD family hydrolase, producing MNHRPLLVFDFDGVIVDGMAEYWWSAWHACLRLDASPTGLTPDRVPDAFRRLRPWVHHGWEMVLLAAELPVLDPQVWMQSYAEAQALALQRHGWEPEQLQAALDASRDESVRQNRSAWLALHRPFPGLVARLRQLEAEGVDWAVLTTKTQAFTAELLNSLGLHPWRLDGREAGAKPQVLLRLQQQRTLCGFVEDRRATLEAVRSTPGLERLPCFLVSWGYLRPQDQSNLPPGIALLHPDRFRAPLAQWP from the coding sequence ATGAACCATCGACCCTTGCTGGTGTTCGATTTCGACGGGGTCATCGTCGATGGCATGGCCGAGTACTGGTGGAGTGCTTGGCATGCGTGTCTTCGCCTTGATGCCTCTCCGACAGGATTGACTCCCGACCGGGTGCCTGATGCGTTCCGTCGGCTGCGCCCATGGGTGCATCACGGTTGGGAGATGGTGTTGCTGGCTGCTGAGCTGCCTGTTCTGGATCCCCAGGTTTGGATGCAGTCCTACGCCGAAGCCCAGGCGCTCGCTTTACAGCGTCACGGATGGGAGCCGGAGCAGCTGCAAGCCGCCCTGGATGCGTCCCGTGATGAATCTGTTCGGCAGAACCGCTCCGCTTGGTTGGCGTTGCATCGGCCCTTCCCAGGGTTGGTGGCAAGGCTCCGCCAGCTTGAGGCTGAGGGCGTGGACTGGGCTGTCCTGACCACCAAGACTCAGGCCTTTACCGCTGAGCTGCTGAACAGTCTTGGCCTGCATCCCTGGCGTTTGGACGGTCGCGAAGCTGGAGCGAAGCCCCAGGTTTTGCTTCGGCTTCAGCAGCAGCGAACGTTGTGTGGCTTCGTTGAAGACCGTCGGGCGACGCTGGAGGCTGTGCGGTCCACGCCAGGGTTGGAACGACTGCCCTGCTTCCTGGTGAGTTGGGGCTATCTTCGCCCCCAGGATCAGAGCAATCTTCCTCCCGGGATTGCGTTGCTCCATCCGGATCGTTTCCGGGCCCCCCTGGCGCAATGGCCCTGA